The proteins below are encoded in one region of Penaeus monodon isolate SGIC_2016 chromosome 32, NSTDA_Pmon_1, whole genome shotgun sequence:
- the LOC119593821 gene encoding trichohyalin-like yields MGNKQNKATPSPMLKVESRALSCFDEQERPRKGIPRRIGNVLLTRWIELKRREKAVLEKARQAVTNGHAPPSILEEFEQELKEEESQHRVKYHPRLLANILVKKVKPRPRSRARLRVPKLTTTAARRIHQSFLRRDRERQREEQERRETSESRRTRSRVSLRQQAWTDTLPRKAMSSATSRATQTISQPMPLSRDISLRSFRTGESSGIGMSRASSMTSIASSRPRVFYTRERGYSLPEGDGSRDDQQGRSSKHEKGEAITRSRSSQSRRERIVAQRRNLRKQKLHASTPQLQRGESREERPRGSLDSSRLLHDQGTSRRKTGSESSKNARLHQDKASEAEETAHRRRPSSQHPTSEENEQPSARRGRAHQECLQNQESAEDEQKKLAFPKLKTMSYQAYWRKRAMANRALSKGKNDTAKFRLPKGSFSKPHESEVDRTSSSESNDNSKKSVQINGRREQTSTKKSSAGTSSSSQWQEKLSTRRDSGSSEKRPPYSFCQRRRRFRDVAEEFLQAGRGATNSRTAEMNELPNINQQIKQVRNASQQRDNQKDREKTRVVASSSDSREHTTKHKYVQSTGEALLGKTTSNTKPDQKLQQTHCFRSDQQKETDLRDENVASKQRQPRNTSYPREVTGDNPPSDVQPGTSRDATTYSVSVESVRHSRDQISRENARQSGNYREESQGPSRQIANECIRAEESPNEHTGQSSYQGDVHRRQSHTQGPTRQAIDRDHVHVEPVIYANHASPGLSLSQDRRLIKYSGGHDQNHEHIGNHRDYEYDNEQTGQSGGHEIDGGYNAHPPNREHDPKQFGESTTYELSQTGNVVHNEHPTQHGRIRQIVDHGRMIQSQQGSRNAQLFSQSRGEQVPGGRQGQGQNQQHLMPEYTSAPEVRGPQPIPLDYGHPERILDYRQIRRVDGYRTEPAPGERGPVAVYETRMFQPLQQGFLEVNDGSGARRWRRVSVVDVWELGEWERVRRAEEGLLRSRSSSMPVPRAL; encoded by the exons ATGGGTAACAAGCAGAACAAGGCAACGCCGAGTCCTATGCTGAAGGTGGAGTCCCGAGCCCTGTCCTGCTTCGACGAACAGGAGCGCCCCCGCAAGGGCATCCCGCGCCGCATCGGCAACGTCCTCCTCACGCGATGGATCGAACTCAAGCGCCGTGAGAAAGCCGTGTTGGAGAAGGCTCGCCAGGCGGTGACCAACGGCCACGCCCCGCCGTCCATCCTCGAGGAGTTCGAGCAGgaactgaaggaggaggagagccaGCACCGCGTCAAGTACCACCCGCGGCTCTTGGCCAACATCCTCGTGAAGAAGGTGAAGCCGCGGCCGAGGTCTCGAGCCAGGCTGAGGGTTCCCAAGCTGACCACGACGGCGGCGCGCAGGATCCACCAGTCGTTCCTGAGGCGGGACCGGGAGAGGCAgcgggaggagcaggagaggagggagacctCGGAGAGCAGGCGGACGCGATCCCGAGTCAGTCTGCGGCAGCAGGCGTGGACGGACACCCTCCCGCGCAAGGCCATGTCTTCGGCGACCTCCCGCGCGACGCAGACGATCTCGCAGCCTATGCCCCTCAGCAGGGACATAAGCCTGCGCTCCTTCCGAACGGGAGAGTCCTCCGGGATTGGCATGTCTCGCGCCTCTTCCATGACCTCTATAGCGAGCTCGAGGCCAAGGGTGTTTTACACGCGGGAGAGG GGCTACTCCCTTCCCGAGGGTGATGGGAGCCGAGACGACCAGCAGGGGCGAAGCAGCAAGCACGAGAAAGGGGAAGCCATCACCAGGAGCAGGTCGTCGCAAAGCAGGCGAGAGAGGATAGTAGCGCAGAGGCGAAACCTCCGCAAGCAGAAACTGCATGCCTCGACCCCGCAGCTGCAACGAGGCGAGTCAAGGGAGGAGCGTCCTCGAGGAAGCCTGGACTCCTCGCGACTCCTTCATGACCAAGGGACATCGAGGAGGAAGACCGGCTCGGAATCCTCCAAAAACGCAAGGCTTCATCAAGACAAAGCAAGCGAGGCGGAAGAAACAGCGCATCGGCGACGTCCATCGTCCCAGCACCCAACATCGGAGGAGAATGAACAGCCATCAGCAAGGCGGGGACGAGCGCACCAGGAATGCTTGCAAAACCAGGAAAGCGCAGAAGATGAACAGAAAAAGCTAGCGTTTCCCAAGCTGAAGACCATGAGTTACCAAGCCTACTGGAGGAAGAGAGCCATGGCGAACCGTGCACTGAGCAAGGGCAAAAATGACACAGCAAAATTCCGCTTGCCGAAAGGAAGCTTTTCGAAACCACACGAGAGTGAAGTGGACCGAACTTCTTCCTCAGAATCCAATGACAACAGCAAGAAAAGTGTACAGATAAACGGAAGACGAGAGCAGACATCGACAAAGAAGTCAAGCGCAGGAACGTCATCAAGTAGTCAGTGGCAGGAAAAGCTCAGCACAAGGAGGGACAGCGGGTCTTCGGAAAAGCGTCCGCCATACTCCTTCTGTCAACGAAGAAGGCGATTCCGAGACGTGGCGGAGGAATTCCTTCAGGCAGGAAGAGGAGCTACGAATTCCCGGACTGCGGAGATGAACGAGCTGCCAAATATCAACCAACAAATAAAACAGGTTAGAAATGCAAGCCAACAGAGGGACAATCAGAAAGATCGAGAAAAGACAAGAGTAGTTGCTTCTTCCAGTGACAGTCGAGAGCATACGACGAAGCACAAATACGTTCAGAGCACTGGTGAAGCACTTTTGGGGAAGACTACATCCAATACAAAACCAGATCAAAAACTTCAACAAACCCATTGTTTCCGGTCAGATCAGCAAAAGGAAACCGACCTCAGAGACGAAAATGTTGCCTCCAAACAAAGGCAGCCTCGTAACACATCCTACCCAAGGGAAGTTACAGGAGACAATCCCCCCTCGGACGTCCAGCCCGGAACCTCTAGGGACGCTACGACTTACTCGGTCAGTGTGGAAAGCGTCAGGCATTCTCGTGATCAAATATCCAGAGAAAATGCACGACAGAGTGGAAACTACCGTGAGGAAAGTCAAGGACCTTCTCGCCAGATCGCGAATGAATGTATACGTGCCGAAGAATCCCCTAATGAGCACACAGGACAATCCTCCTACCAAGGCGATGTGCATAGGAGGCAGTCCCATACTCAAGGGCCTACCAGACAAGCCATTGATCGTGATCATGTACACGTTGAACCAGTCATTTATGCTAATCATGCGAGTCCCGGCCTGTCCCTCAGCCAAGATCGCAGACTCATAAAATATTCCGGTGGCCATGATCAAAATCATGAGCATATTGGTAATCACCGTGACTATGAATACGACAATGAACAAACGGGGCAGTCCGGAGGCCACGAAATAGACGGAGGATACAATGCACATCCTCCCAATCGTGAACATGACCCAAAACAGTTCGGGGAATCTACTACCTACGAATTATCACAGACAGGTAATGTCGTTCACAATGAGCACCCGACGCAACATGGAAGAATAAGACAGATCGTCGACCACGGGCGCATGATCCAGTCTCAGCAAGGCAGTCGAAATGCTCAACTGTTCTCGCAGTCTCGCGGCGAACAAGTGCCGGGGGGACGCCAGGGCCAAGGGCAGAACCAACAGCATTTAATGCCAGAATACACCTCTGCCCCGGAAGTACGAGGACCTCAGCCCATCCCGTTAGATTACGGCCACCCTGAGCGGATACTCGATTACAGGCAAATCCGGAGAGTGGACGGCTACAGGACTGAGCCAGCGCCGGGGGAACGAGGACCCGTGGCGGTGTACGAGACGCGGATGTTCCAGCCTCTGCAGCAAGGGTTCCTGGAGGTGAACGACGGATCGGGTGctcggaggtggaggagggtgagCGTGGTGGATGTGTGGGAGCTCGGGGAATGGGAGCGTGTAAGGCGGGCGGAGGAGGGCCTGCTCAGGTCACGCTCCTCCTCAATGCCTGTTCCTCGAGCTTTATGA